A window of Limnochordia bacterium genomic DNA:
AAAGCATAGGTGGTAATGATGGCTTCGCCGTTCTTGTCAATACGCGGACCATCAACTAGGGCCCCGAAACGGACATCTCTGCCGCCCCGGCGATAGGATGGTCCTCCAAAGACATAATCAGTTCCATTAATCTGGACCGTCGTGTATGAAGTACGCGGCCGTTCTTGCCCAAAGAGTAGTTGCTTATTCTGATCATCCGCCCTAGTGGGATCACCCCCCGTAGTACTTAAGGAAAACCTTGCCATGCCCTCCTCGGACAGGTTAACGAGAATAGCAATGTAGTCGTTCTTAAGAACCAAAGTCTCCGGTAAGTTATCCCAAAAGGATGAACCATAGACCGCAGCTGTAACCATCAGAAGAAACACGCAGCTAAGTAGCACAACCTTACGTGGCATTCAACTAACCCCTCTTTAATCATATTCGCGGTGAATCACTGAGATATTCAAAGTGAATCAACTCGGGTTCATGCAGTTTTGGCATGGAGAAACCGTCTTTTAGAGTGATCAATTCGTAGATAAACCTGATGCGCACCAAGTAGCGTGTTTTTCGCTCCACAAATTCCCATCTAAGTACGGTTTGCAGCGCGTTCTCAGCGAATCTTGCATTACCCGATGAACTATGGATCCTGGCATCCTGCACCTTACCGCCTTCGACGACCACTTCAATATCCACAATATCCTTGCTAATTGGGTCAATCGCCTTAGTCGGAACCATCCTGTAATCAACCACAACTTCTCCAAAGCCAGAGGGTACAGGCTCTTGTGGCGCTGCCGAGGTGACATCCCCGACAACATCGGTAGTCCCTTCGTCCACTGGTGCCTCTTCTACAACCGGCTCCGGTTCTGGCTCTGGTTCTGGCTCAGGCTCAGGCTCTGGGGCGATGGGCAAAACGAGTTCGCTCGTTGATGATGAAACCACATCAGGGGCCTTTTCCTGAACTGGTTCCGGGACTTTCGTCTTCGATGCCGCAGGCTCCACTTTGGGTTTCTCCGGCAACGGTGGTACGGGATCCGGTTCTGGCGCCTTCGGCGGAGGCGCTACCTTCTTCTCCGGCTCCTTCGGTGGCGGAGTCTCCTCTTGTTTTGGCACTGTCTGTGCTTTTTTCGGTTCAGTTTTCTGCACCGGTGACTCAGTTGCTGTCTCGGGAGGGCTCGGTCTTGTGTAAGGCACTACATAAAGTAAAGGAGACCCCGTGGCCACATTTCCCGGGGTTTTGCTTTGCCATCGAGGATAGACACCGATAAGCACGGCATGCAACACAATTGATACTACAATATACTTACCAAGAGAACTGTCGTCCCCGAACATTATTATCACTCCCACACTTTATTCTTTAGGGGCGACCGCGAAGCTGAACACATGTCCTCCCACAGCACATATCTCATCAACAACTTCAATGACTCTCTCCCAGGGAACGCGACGATCTGCCTCAATCACCACTGGCAATTGAGAGTTGTCCTTAATACGCCTTGCTACAAGGTCCTGTAGCTGTAGCAGAGATACCTGTTGTCGATCCACATATAGCTTACTATCACGGTCAACGCTAACAACCAAGTACTCCACTGGTTGGGTGTCCTTGGTGTTCGCCTGGGGGATATCAATGGTTATTCCCGCAGGATTTGTCTTAAAGGTAGTAAATAGCATAAAGAAGACGACCAGAAAAAACATGACGTCAATCATGGGTACAATCTGTACTTCTATACGATACTTTCTTCTTCGTTCAAACAGCATCGGGCTCACCTGTATCCTCCGCGTGTAGCGGATAAGTAAACGAATTATATCATCAAGATGACTTACCGTTTATAACCTTGATAAAATCAATGAATTCGGTGGCACGCACATCCATATCAGCCACCAAGCGCTCAATTCGGGTGGAAATAAAGTAATGAAGGACCACGGTGGGGATGGCAACAATCAATCCTGCCGCAGTGGTAATCAAGGCCTCTGCTATACCGACGCTGAGTAAAGCTGGCTCAGCAATTCCCTCTAAGGCACCAAGAATGTTAAAGCTCTTCATAATACCTGTAATCGTACCGAGCAACCCAAGTAACGGCGCAATGGAGATAATTGCATCGAGCATGGGCAAACCCCGTTCTAGCCTATAAATCTCCTGCTGTCCGGCAGCCTTCATATACTCCCGAATCGTCTCCACATCACGATCATAATTGGCAATTCCACTACTTAATACCGCGGCTGATGGACCTCTAGCTTTCTTTGCCGCTTGCATTGCCTCTAGTGGCTTGTCTTGCCCGAGAAGAAGCTTGATCCGTTCGATCAAATCCCTGGTATCCCATCGACACCGAGCAGTATAAATCAATCTCTCCAAGCTAATTGCCAATGCGATAATCGAGCAAAGCAAAAGTGGGACCATGACCGGTCCACCCTTAACCAGGATATCCACCATGTCCAAATCAACCTCCGCGCCAACAGCTTGCACTCACGTCAAGAACGATATCTTGCTAACAGTAGGTTCCACATCCATTCGACAAATTCCTGCTTTAATCTGGTGTATTTTGCAGTTCCCTGCACATTAAGCAAAAAAGGGGTGATAGTATTCCTGCCCAGGGGAATACGCCTTGTCCTCACTGTGACGGTGCATGAAAACCACGGAAAATCAGCGTTACACATTCATGAATTTCCAGTAGCTAGTCTTCTTGAAAACAGCATGATCATGTGGCAACGACATCCTTTGAACACCGCTACAGTTAGGTGGTCACTGCACTTCAGAACATTAGGTTACATTGCCCCGGCGAAACCACCGACTAAGCCATGCCTATCGTCACCCTTGGGAGCAGTAGGATTTATGGCCAAGGCCATCAAGGAGGCCACAGAAGACAAGCTTCGCCAGAATCAGGTTCCTTGGATGGTTGCCTATATAATATGTATAGAACTTGTTGCATCTAAGCCAGACCATCACTAACAAATGCCTTCAGGGATGCAAATATCCCGTGGTCACTCTAACATCGGGCAGACCCCTTGGACTTTGGCAATACACAGCACCAAAACCAGGTAGCTACAAGTACCCTGGTGAAGTCTTTCCACAGAGCCGTGGGCTTACCTGTTTGACCTTCAATAGCCAGCACATGCAGTAATCGACTAAGTGTCCTTAAGTTAAGTTGGGTGGAAGTAGTACTTCAAGTAAGACTAGAATATCTTGATCGCAGTTTTAGCCACTCCATATCCTCCGCCCGCAACGAAAACGGACGAATTTGTTGGGGTTTCTACCGGTTCTGATGGACCCCGATCGGCAGCCCCACACGACGTCTAGCAGCATTCCCTTCCCCGCCAATCAGATCCTTAACTGGGGCTGGCGTAAAAACGTTTACAAATCGTATTGACGACTTTTAACCAATATGGTAATATTAATGAAACACAAGTGAGAACGCTACGCGCACACCAAGTCCTACCTGGGTCCACGAACACCTGTGTCCCACTATTGGCTGCGTTCCTCAGCTTTTCTTTCGCTCTCAATAACTTCAAAGAACTGGCAAGAAAGCACACCGAGTTGCCTAGTTTTGAGCGGAGTTATGTCCAAATCGGATAGAATTTGTATAGGGGGAGGATTAAGTTGGAAAATAAGCACGTTCTTTCTACCCTTGATGAAAATACTTTGCGCGTCCTGAACTGTATTCTCATGCAGACTAGTCCAACTATCACAAGCTTGATGGAGCTTACGGGTATGCCCCGGACCACTTTAGCCCGGAATATTAAGGAACTTGTTGATCTTGAACTAGTCCAACAGGAAAACACGGACGTTACTACGGTGGGAAGACCACCCGTATTGTTCTCCGTTAACCCCGATGGTGTACACATGGTCGGCATCGAGTTGTCCCGCTCTAACATCCGGGTGCTTATCTGTAACGCTCTACTTGAACCAGTTTGGGTTTGCGATTTAGCCATTGATGCAAAACGCAATGCTTTGGATGTCTTCCGTTCTGTGACCGGGCTTCTTGAGGAACATCTTAGGGAGCGACCAAAAGAGCGGTTGATCGGCGTCGGTATTGGTTCGGTCGGCCCACTGGATCTTGAGCATGGGATTCTGCTGAACCCCTCTAGTTTCCCTAATCCCACCTGGCAGAACATCGATTTGAAGGATATCTTCGAATCCAAGTTTGAAACCCCTGTCTTTATCGCTAACGGCGCCACTACCGCCGTTATGGGAGAACATGTCATCCATGCCCCCCGGGGAGTGCACAGTGTCATTTATATCAATATCGGGGTGGGGATCCGCTGTGGAATCATCGCTAAGGATATGTTACTAAGCGGCGACAGTGATACCGAGGGTGCCTACGGACATATGATCGTCGAGCCGGGAGGACGACCCTGTCACTGTGGAAAGTTTGGCTGCATCGAAGCGATTTCCACTGTTCCGGCAATTGTTAATGCCTTTCGCTCCGAGATCCGCAAAGGTCGGGATAGTTACCTGATGAGCAACATGACCCTAGATAGCATCACCTTCAAGGACATTTGTATCGCAGCGGACAACGATGATCCTCTGGCTGTTCAGGTTCTACAAGAGGCAGCCAACTACATGGGAATTGCCATCGCCAATATTGTGAACATCCTGCACCCACAAATGGTTGTCCTCGGAGGGATGATCTCTGACACATCCGATCTTTATTACCGCGAGGCAGTCCGAACTGCACAGCGCATGCTCTATAACCCGGGCCATCTCCGCTGTGCCTTCCGTCGTCCTGCATGGGGTCACAATGCAATTGCCGCCGGAGCAGCCGCGTTGGTCCTCTCACACTATCTACAGAAAGGAGTGTAACCATGGAAGCTGTACAGACACAGGCTAGACGAGATCGGCTGCAGCAGGTATTCGAGATATTTGCAACTTTTTTCAAGATTGGTTTTTTTACCATCGGGGGCGGATACGCAATGATCCCGTTGATCAAAGATGAAACAGTGGATAAGAAGGGCTGGATCAGTGATGAGGATATCATCGACATTTTCGCCGTTTCGGAATCAATGCCCGGCTCCATCTCAGTTAATTCTGCGACCCTGCTGGGTTATCGTCTGGCGGGCTTTGCCGGTGCCATTGGAGGCATGTTAGGCGTTGTTCTGCCTTCCTTTGTTATCCTAAGCTGCGTTGCTGCCTTCGCCTCGGAGCTTGACGCCAATCCAGTTATTACCGCGGCCTTTTGGGGAATTCGCTGCTGTGTGGTCGGGCTAATCTTACATGCAGCCATCGACCTAATCAAGTTGAGCGTACAAGATGCAATGGGGATATTACTAGTAATCGGTACCGTCCTGCTGGTAGTTGGTGCAAACGTGCATGCCATATTTGCAATCGCCATCGGCCTGGTCGTTGGCATTGTCCGCTCACTGCTAAGTACTAATAAGCCGACGAAAGGAGCGCGAGCCTAGTGATCTACATCAAGCTGTTTTTCATATTCTTTCGGATTGGTCTGTTTAGTTTTGGTGGCGGCTACGCGATGATCCCCCTGATCCAAGATGAACTGGAGATTCAAGGTTGGATGGACACTACCGAATTCCACAGCTTGATTGCCATCTCTGAGATCACCCCCGGATCCATTTCCGTAAACTCCGCCACCTTGGTGGGGTATCACGTGGGAGGGATCCCTGGGGCTGCGATAGCCACTGCGGGCATTGTCTTACCATCATTGCTTCTAGCTTTGCTCATATCCAAGTTTATGCAAAGACATGAAAGGAGCGAATTGATGCAAGAGGCGTTTTTGGCTATGCGCCCAGTGATCTGTGGACTAATCGTTGCCGCGGCATTCTTTGTCGCTGAGACCTCTATCCTCAAACAACCGATTACCCTTGGCCTTCCAAAAGGATTTGCTCAGCTACCAGAGCTTATCAACATCAAAGCGCTGGTTATCCTCGGCCTGACCCTATTGGGAGTAAGACGCCTTAAGGCCCACCCGATCCTAGTTCTGACCTGTTCGGCTCTAGCTGGCATCATACTCACCTATTGGCCATAGATATAGTGGGTATCGCTTCAAATAGCAGGATGGAACGGTACCCTCGCCGCCCGATACTCCTGAGAAGCCAGACTCATCAGGATGATTCGGCAGGTCTGCTTATTTTCATTTTGTCGATAGACAAAGCCTTCTTCGCGAAAACCACACTTGCTATAGCAATGAATGGCCCGCTGATTGTAGTCGTAGACGCGCAAGTATATCTTATTTAGACTAAGGTGGTCAAAACCGTAGGCCAACATCAAAGAAACCGCCTCAGTTCCTATACCTTGATTCCAACACTTGTGATCCCCGATGCGGATCCCCAGCTCTGCTTCTTTACTACGCCAGGCAATACGGCTCAGCCCAACATCGCCGATGATCAAGTTGTTGCTTCTCAACGCAATTCCCAGCAGTTTTGCGTGGGGATCACTTTTGGCCTTATCCAACCAAGGCCCACACTCAGCAACAGTGGTGGGGTAATCACCTTCCATGTAGTACTTCAGCTCATCATCCCTGCCCCACCTGGCAATCCGAACGAAATCTCCCTCGTTAATTGCCCGTAATCTGACAATCTCCCCTTCTAGCATGACACGGCCACCTTTCCTAAAGTAGGATCCAACCTGCATCAACACAAGTAGGTGTCCGTCAAGTCTTAATCTTTTGGATGTTAGGATCAAAGGCCACCCGCCGCACAACCTTTCTTTCGCACCATTCGGTATACTTGCTTTTTACGCTATTAAAATTATATTCTCAAGATTCGTTCTTAAGGCCGGTATACCTGCAAGTAATAATAGGCAAGGTGGTGTTATTTAGGTGGTATCAGTTAGTTTGTAGATCGGCTGCCCGCATCATCAATGCCCTAATGTAATAATCAGGCAGACGTACTGAGCCGAAGTAGATCTGATCCTTTCCGGCACCATGGCAATCGGACCCCCCGGTAACGAGCAGATCATAGTCCTCTGCTATCTGCATAAACGTCTCCTCTTGCTCTTTGCTATGCTGTGGATAGAAGACTTCAAGACCAGCAAGGCCCGCATCAACAAGTGTAGGAAGGTATTTCAAACCCGCGGGGCTAAGGCCAGGATGGGCGAGGACCGGTACCCCCCCGGCATTGATGATCAAATCAATAGCTTCCAACGTATGACAACGGGCCCGCGAAACGTAGGCCGGTTTGCCCTGGCCAAGAAACCGTGCAAATCCTTCCGCGATACTACTAGTATAGCCTCTAGCCATTAGCACCCGGGCCACATGGGCCCTGCCCACCGCCGCACCTTCGGCGACGGCCAAAACATCATTCAGATCTAGGCACATCCCCATCTGCTGCAGCAGCTCTACAGTTCTAGTCACCCGTCTCATACGCGAGAGTCGCAGTTGGTCCAGTGCGGAAAGCAGGAATGGATCCGCTGGAGAAAAACAATACCCGAGGATATGAATCTCCCCCTGGCCCAATTCGGTACTTAGTTCGACTCCTGAAATGACATTAACCTGTAACCTCTCCCCTTCCTGCATGGTGGGAAAAACATTATCAATTGCATCGTGATCTGTAATGGCAATTGTACTAAAGCCCTGTTCCCATGCCTTTTGGACAATCTCCTCAGGAGTATAGGTCCCATCTGAAGCATTG
This region includes:
- a CDS encoding energy transducer TonB, which encodes MFGDDSSLGKYIVVSIVLHAVLIGVYPRWQSKTPGNVATGSPLLYVVPYTRPSPPETATESPVQKTEPKKAQTVPKQEETPPPKEPEKKVAPPPKAPEPDPVPPLPEKPKVEPAASKTKVPEPVQEKAPDVVSSSTSELVLPIAPEPEPEPEPEPEPEPVVEEAPVDEGTTDVVGDVTSAAPQEPVPSGFGEVVVDYRMVPTKAIDPISKDIVDIEVVVEGGKVQDARIHSSSGNARFAENALQTVLRWEFVERKTRYLVRIRFIYELITLKDGFSMPKLHEPELIHFEYLSDSPRI
- a CDS encoding biopolymer transporter ExbD, producing MLFERRRKYRIEVQIVPMIDVMFFLVVFFMLFTTFKTNPAGITIDIPQANTKDTQPVEYLVVSVDRDSKLYVDRQQVSLLQLQDLVARRIKDNSQLPVVIEADRRVPWERVIEVVDEICAVGGHVFSFAVAPKE
- a CDS encoding MotA/TolQ/ExbB proton channel family protein, whose protein sequence is MVDILVKGGPVMVPLLLCSIIALAISLERLIYTARCRWDTRDLIERIKLLLGQDKPLEAMQAAKKARGPSAAVLSSGIANYDRDVETIREYMKAAGQQEIYRLERGLPMLDAIISIAPLLGLLGTITGIMKSFNILGALEGIAEPALLSVGIAEALITTAAGLIVAIPTVVLHYFISTRIERLVADMDVRATEFIDFIKVINGKSS
- a CDS encoding ROK family protein; protein product: MENKHVLSTLDENTLRVLNCILMQTSPTITSLMELTGMPRTTLARNIKELVDLELVQQENTDVTTVGRPPVLFSVNPDGVHMVGIELSRSNIRVLICNALLEPVWVCDLAIDAKRNALDVFRSVTGLLEEHLRERPKERLIGVGIGSVGPLDLEHGILLNPSSFPNPTWQNIDLKDIFESKFETPVFIANGATTAVMGEHVIHAPRGVHSVIYINIGVGIRCGIIAKDMLLSGDSDTEGAYGHMIVEPGGRPCHCGKFGCIEAISTVPAIVNAFRSEIRKGRDSYLMSNMTLDSITFKDICIAADNDDPLAVQVLQEAANYMGIAIANIVNILHPQMVVLGGMISDTSDLYYREAVRTAQRMLYNPGHLRCAFRRPAWGHNAIAAGAAALVLSHYLQKGV
- a CDS encoding chromate transporter, whose product is MEAVQTQARRDRLQQVFEIFATFFKIGFFTIGGGYAMIPLIKDETVDKKGWISDEDIIDIFAVSESMPGSISVNSATLLGYRLAGFAGAIGGMLGVVLPSFVILSCVAAFASELDANPVITAAFWGIRCCVVGLILHAAIDLIKLSVQDAMGILLVIGTVLLVVGANVHAIFAIAIGLVVGIVRSLLSTNKPTKGARA
- a CDS encoding chromate transporter, whose protein sequence is MIYIKLFFIFFRIGLFSFGGGYAMIPLIQDELEIQGWMDTTEFHSLIAISEITPGSISVNSATLVGYHVGGIPGAAIATAGIVLPSLLLALLISKFMQRHERSELMQEAFLAMRPVICGLIVAAAFFVAETSILKQPITLGLPKGFAQLPELINIKALVILGLTLLGVRRLKAHPILVLTCSALAGIILTYWP
- a CDS encoding GNAT family N-acetyltransferase; amino-acid sequence: MLEGEIVRLRAINEGDFVRIARWGRDDELKYYMEGDYPTTVAECGPWLDKAKSDPHAKLLGIALRSNNLIIGDVGLSRIAWRSKEAELGIRIGDHKCWNQGIGTEAVSLMLAYGFDHLSLNKIYLRVYDYNQRAIHCYSKCGFREEGFVYRQNENKQTCRIILMSLASQEYRAARVPFHPAI
- a CDS encoding PHP domain-containing protein is translated as MSYLVVADLHIHTNASDGTYTPEEIVQKAWEQGFSTIAITDHDAIDNVFPTMQEGERLQVNVISGVELSTELGQGEIHILGYCFSPADPFLLSALDQLRLSRMRRVTRTVELLQQMGMCLDLNDVLAVAEGAAVGRAHVARVLMARGYTSSIAEGFARFLGQGKPAYVSRARCHTLEAIDLIINAGGVPVLAHPGLSPAGLKYLPTLVDAGLAGLEVFYPQHSKEQEETFMQIAEDYDLLVTGGSDCHGAGKDQIYFGSVRLPDYYIRALMMRAADLQTN